The proteins below come from a single Mustela erminea isolate mMusErm1 chromosome 14, mMusErm1.Pri, whole genome shotgun sequence genomic window:
- the PSTK gene encoding L-seryl-tRNA(Sec) kinase has translation MKTAEDASGARSEGPREVGLCLLCGLPAAGKSTFARALSHRLRQERGWAVGVITYDDVMPDAFLEQASARPLPSHWKLLRQELLRYLEFFLLALTNTCPMSAPPNRTAAMWEDFITCLKDQDLLSSAVLETQSCYLLTKTAVSRPLFLILDDNFYYQSMRYEVYQLARKYSLGFCQLFLDCSLETCLQRNDQRPQALPAETIHLMARKIEKPNPGKNAWEHNSLTIESTPCSSEASLKLTDLLLTALENPVKYIEDNVEQKETDRIICSTNVLHQADQTLRRIVSQTMKEAKDEQVLPFNLKLLAEELNRLKAEFLEDLRQGNKKYLCSQQTIHISDVISFFHYEKDNIVQKYFSKPH, from the exons ATGAAGACCGCCGAGGACGCCAGCGGTGCGCGCAGCGAGGGGCCGCGGGaggtgggcctctgccttctctgcggCCTGCCGGCAGCAGGAAAATCGACCTTCGCGCGGGCCCTCAGCCACCGGCTGCGCCAGGAGCGGGGCTGGGCCGTCGGCGTGATCACCTATGATGACGTCATGCCGGACGCGTTCCTGGAGCAGGCGAGCGCGCGGCCATTG CCATCGCACTGGAAATTGCTTCGACAGGAACTGTTGAGGTATCTGGAATTCTTCTTGCTGGCTCTCACGAACACGTGTCCGATGTCTGCCCCACCCAACAGGACCGCAGCCATGTGGGAGGATTTCATAACCTGCTTGAAGGATCAAGATCTGTTATCTTCTGCTGTGCTGGAAACCCAGTCTTGCTACCTCTTAACGAAGACTGCTGTTTCTAGacctttgtttttgattttagatgACAACTTTTATTATCAAAGTATGAGATACGAAGTCTACCAACTGGCTCGGAAAT ATTCATTAGGCTTCTGCCAGCTCTTTTTAGACTGTTCTCTCGAGACCTGTTTGCAGAGGAATGATCAGAGACCCCAGGCTCTGCCTGCCGAGACCATCCACCTGATGGCAAGAAAGATAGAAAAGCCCAATCCTGGGAAAAATGCTTGGGAACACAACAGCCTCACAATTGAGAGTACGCCGTGTTCTTCTGAGGCCAG CCTGAAGTTGACTGATTTATTGCTTACTGCTTTGGAGAATCCAGTAAAATATATCGAGGACAATGTGGAACAAAAG GAAACAGACAGGATCATTTGTTCAACTAATGTTCTGCATCAAGCCGACCAGACGCTCCGAAGGATTGTCTCTCAGACGATGAAAGAGGCCAAAG atgAACAAGTGCTTCCTTTCAACTTGAAGCTCCTAGCAGAGGAACTCAACAGGCTCAAAGCAGAGTTTTTGGAGGACCtaagacaaggaaacaaaaaatacctGTGCTCTCAGCAAACCATCCACATATcagatgttatttctttttttcactatGAGAAAGACAACATtgtccagaaatatttttcaaagccgCATTAA
- the IKZF5 gene encoding LOW QUALITY PROTEIN: zinc finger protein Pegasus (The sequence of the model RefSeq protein was modified relative to this genomic sequence to represent the inferred CDS: inserted 1 base in 1 codon): protein MGAADQAAVPSPISPCSVPRGPAAALWGGARASSPXPPPALLSGPAPSRLRNSKRDIQVPSSPLPCALFTRDLDRAVGREENRRHNKHGGGSGCDGDEDSGGGGGGGDGSGVKQGSGSYSVLWSGGITNCKLRKKKEEKDKAKMGEKKPEPLDFVKDFQEYLTQQTHHVNMISGSVSGDKEAEALQGAGTDGDQNGLDHPSVEVSLDENSGMLVDGFERTFDGKLKCRYCNYASKGTARLIEHIRIHTGEKPHRCHLCPFASAYERHLEAHMRSHTGEKPYKCELCSFRCSDRSNLSHHRRRKHKMVPIKGARSSLSSKKMWGVLQKKTSNLGYSRRALINLSPPSMVVQKPDYLNDFTHEIPNIQTDSYESMAKTTSAGGLPRDPQELMVDNPLNQLSTLAGQLSSLPPENQNPASPDVVPCPDEKPFLMQQPSAQAVVAAVSASIPQSSSPTSPEPRPSHSQRNYSPVAGPSSEPSAHTSTPSIGNSQPSTPAPTLPVQDPQLLHHCQHCDMYFADNILYTIHMGCHGYENPFQCNICGCKCKNKYDFACHFARGQHNQH, encoded by the exons ATGGGTGCTGCAGACCAAGCCGCTGTGCCAAGCCCAATAAGTCCCTGCTCAGTGCCTCGGGGCCCAGCGGCAGCTCTTTGGGGCGGAGCCAGGGCCTCGtctc ccccgcccccagcactcctatctggccccgccccctcgcgCCTACGGAACTCCAAGAGAGACATACAGGTCCCCTCTTCGCCTTTGCCCTGCGCACTGTTCACGCGAGACTTGGACAGGGCAGTGGGGCGGGAAGAGAATCGGAGACACAACAAACATGGCGGCGGCAGCGGCTGCGACGGTGACGAAgacagcggcggcggcggcggcggtggcgacGGCAGCGGCGTTAAACAAGGCAGTGGGAGTTACTCGGTGCTGTGGTCAGGTG gCATAACAAATTGTAAACTtcgaaagaaaaaagaagaaaaggataaagcAAAGATGGGTGAAAAGAAACCAGAGCCTTTGGACTTCGTGAAAGATTTCCAGGAATATCTGACTCAGCAGACTCATCATGTGAACATGATTTCTGGCTCAGTTAGTGGGGACAAAGAAGCAGAGGCTCTTCAGGGAG CTGGAACAGATGGTGATCAAAATGGACTTGATCACCCATCTGTTGAAGTTTCCCTGGATGAAAACTCAGGAATGTTAGTAGACGGGTTTGAAAGGACCTTTGATGGAAAGCTCAAGTGTCGGTACTGCAACTATGCCAGCAAAGGAACAGCCCGGCTTATCGAACATATTAGAATCCATACAG gtGAGAAACCTCATAGATGTCACTTATGTCCGTTCGCATCTGCTTACGAGCGTCATCTGGAAGCCCACATGCGTTCCCATACAGGAGAAAAACCATACAAATGTGAACTATGTTCCTTCCGCTGCAGTGATCGAAGTAACCTGTCCCATCACCGAAGGCGCAAGCATAAAATGGTACCAATTAAAGGTGCTAGGTCTTCCTTAAGCAGCAAGAAAATGTGGGGagttttacagaagaaaacaagCAATCTGGGCTATAGCAGAAGAGCATTAATCAACTTAAGTCCACCTTCCATGGTGGTTCAGAAGCCAGACTACCTTAACGATTTTACCCATGAAATCCCAAATATCCAGACTGACTCCTATGAAAGTATGGCAAAAACCACATCAGCTGGTGGCCTACCAAGGGACCCCCAAGAACTCATGGTTGACAACCCTTTAAATCAGCTCTCAACTCTGGCAGGACAGTTGTCTAGTTTGCCACCGGAAAACCAAAACCCTGCGTCTCCTGACGTAGTTCCCTGCCCCGATGAGAAGCCTTTCCTGATGCAGCAGCCCTCTGCCCAAGCAGTGGTTGCTGCCGTGTCAGCAAGTATCCCTCAGAGCTCCTCTCCCACAAGCCCTGAACCTCGGCCGTCACATAGTCAGAGGAACTACAGTCCAGTGGCGGGACCGAGCAGTGAACCAAGTGCCCACACGAGTACCCCCAGCATAGGAAACAGCCAGCCGAGCACTCCAGCTCCGACCCTGCCGGTCCAGGACCCGCAGCTTCTGCACCACTGCCAGCACTGTGATATGTACTTTGCCGACAATATCCTTTACACTATTCATATGGGATGTCATGGGTATGAAAATCCTTTTCAGTGTAACATATGTGGTTGCAAATGTAAAAACAAGTATGATTTTGCCTGTCATTTTGCAAGGGGACAGCATAACCAACACTGA